The following proteins are co-located in the Candidatus Deferrimicrobiaceae bacterium genome:
- a CDS encoding ATP-binding cassette domain-containing protein, translating to MTQLFRLTGIRKLYGNRVGLEIADLSLREGALYTLSGPNGSGKSTLLRLLAFLVPPTAGELSFAGETVRWSRRGLSPLRRAVTLLHQSPCLFRGSVESNLAFGLAARGVEKEARHERIGGALDSVGLSGFEGRDASALSGGEAQRVAMARALALRPRVLLLDEPLAGVDRDSAAILGDVIAALPGAGTTVILSTHDTVLPDRLGTEVIRLEAGRISAPCRFKPEMEKVQGGVLRHARI from the coding sequence ATGACGCAGCTCTTTCGCCTGACCGGCATCCGGAAACTTTACGGAAACAGGGTGGGGCTGGAGATCGCGGACCTTTCCCTCCGGGAAGGAGCCCTCTACACGCTCAGCGGCCCCAACGGGTCGGGGAAGAGCACACTGCTGCGCCTCCTGGCTTTCCTCGTCCCGCCGACCGCGGGAGAATTGTCCTTCGCCGGCGAGACGGTCCGATGGTCTCGCCGCGGGCTGTCGCCCCTGCGCAGGGCGGTCACGCTGCTTCACCAGTCGCCGTGTCTTTTCCGGGGGAGCGTCGAAAGCAATCTCGCGTTCGGCCTCGCCGCCCGGGGCGTGGAAAAAGAGGCGCGGCACGAACGGATCGGCGGGGCGCTGGATTCGGTGGGGCTTTCGGGATTCGAAGGGCGGGATGCGAGCGCGCTTTCCGGCGGGGAGGCGCAGCGGGTCGCCATGGCGCGGGCGCTGGCCCTCCGGCCGCGCGTCCTTTTGCTGGACGAGCCGCTCGCCGGGGTCGACCGGGATTCGGCGGCAATCCTCGGGGACGTCATCGCCGCGCTGCCCGGGGCTGGGACCACCGTGATCCTGTCGACGCACGACACCGTCTTGCCGGACCGGCTCGGGACCGAGGTGATCCGCCTCGAGGCGGGCCGGATCTCCGCGCCGTGTCGATTCAAGCCCGAGATGGAAAAAGTGCAGGGAGGCGTCCTCCGCCATGCCCGCATTTGA
- a CDS encoding ABC transporter permease gives MGFIGDGLREALVLLAGLDPDVIHAAWTSLVVSVWAVVIASLAGIPLGLFVGVADFPLRRQTVMLLNSLLGIPTVLVGLLLFGFLSRQGPLGAWGILFTREAIILGDALLAVPIMASYTLAAVAGADPAILETASTLGAGPLRGTFKLASEIRYGIVAAVIAGFGRVISEVGVAMMLGGNIRGVTRTMTTAIALESGKGNFAFGVAIGALLLAIVLVVNIFLNSLQQQRSR, from the coding sequence ATGGGCTTCATCGGCGATGGGCTACGCGAGGCGCTCGTCCTCCTGGCCGGGCTCGATCCCGACGTCATCCACGCGGCGTGGACCTCTCTCGTCGTCTCCGTCTGGGCGGTTGTCATCGCCTCCCTGGCCGGCATCCCGCTCGGGCTGTTCGTCGGCGTGGCCGATTTCCCGCTCCGGCGCCAGACCGTCATGCTGCTCAACAGCCTGCTCGGCATCCCCACGGTGCTCGTCGGGCTTCTCCTCTTCGGGTTCCTGAGCCGCCAGGGCCCGCTGGGCGCCTGGGGGATCCTCTTCACACGGGAGGCGATCATCCTGGGCGACGCGCTGCTCGCCGTCCCCATCATGGCCAGCTATACGCTGGCGGCGGTCGCGGGAGCCGATCCGGCGATCCTCGAGACCGCGTCGACGCTGGGCGCGGGACCGTTGCGCGGAACATTCAAGCTGGCGTCCGAAATTCGTTACGGCATCGTGGCCGCGGTGATCGCGGGATTCGGCCGCGTGATCTCGGAGGTCGGCGTCGCAATGATGCTCGGCGGCAACATCCGCGGGGTCACGCGGACGATGACGACCGCGATCGCGCTCGAGTCGGGCAAGGGAAATTTCGCCTTCGGCGTGGCGATCGGCGCGCTCCTGCTCGCCATCGTGCTGGTCGTCAACATCTTCCTGAATTCCCTGCAGCAGCAGAGGTCGCGATGA
- a CDS encoding substrate-binding domain-containing protein, producing the protein MRVATFLVLLLATGLPVSLPAWGVERLRMATTTSTENSGLFAVLLPPFERANGCRVDVIAVGTGKALKLGETGDVDLVFVHARKLEDAFVAAGFGVGRKDVMYNDFVLVGPPGDPAVVSGARTVPEAFGRIAAKEALFVSRADGSGTHEKEREIWEAAKRSPGGRWYVETGRGMGEVLMMAAEKGGYALTDRGTFIAFRRKTGLVVLAQGDEKLRNPYGVIVVNPQRHPHVRTGLARRFIDFVTGEEGRALIASYRVDGEPLFYPVAPGRR; encoded by the coding sequence GGTTCTCCTGCTGGCGACCGGGCTCCCGGTTTCCCTCCCCGCGTGGGGGGTGGAACGATTGCGGATGGCCACGACCACATCCACCGAAAACTCGGGACTTTTCGCCGTCCTCCTGCCGCCGTTCGAACGCGCCAACGGCTGCCGCGTCGATGTGATCGCGGTCGGCACCGGCAAGGCGCTGAAACTTGGGGAGACGGGCGACGTCGACCTGGTGTTCGTCCACGCCCGGAAGCTCGAGGACGCCTTCGTCGCGGCGGGATTCGGGGTCGGACGGAAGGACGTCATGTATAACGATTTCGTCCTCGTCGGACCGCCCGGGGATCCGGCCGTGGTCTCCGGCGCGAGGACGGTTCCCGAGGCGTTCGGGCGGATCGCCGCGAAGGAAGCGCTATTCGTCTCGCGCGCCGACGGCTCCGGCACGCACGAGAAGGAGCGCGAGATCTGGGAGGCCGCGAAGCGGTCGCCGGGGGGCCGCTGGTACGTCGAGACCGGCCGGGGGATGGGCGAGGTTCTGATGATGGCGGCGGAGAAGGGCGGATATGCGTTGACCGATCGCGGCACGTTCATCGCCTTCCGCCGGAAGACCGGCCTCGTCGTGCTGGCTCAGGGCGACGAAAAGCTGCGCAACCCGTACGGCGTGATCGTCGTGAACCCGCAGCGCCATCCCCACGTCCGCACCGGGCTGGCCCGCCGGTTCATCGATTTCGTGACGGGGGAGGAAGGACGTGCGCTCATCGCGAGCTACCGCGTCGATGGCGAGCCGCTCTTCTACCCCGTCGCGCCCGGGAGGCGGTGA